One genomic region from Nymphaea colorata isolate Beijing-Zhang1983 chromosome 10, ASM883128v2, whole genome shotgun sequence encodes:
- the LOC116262468 gene encoding uncharacterized protein LOC116262468 isoform X1 — protein sequence MGGWRGILGFDYGVVQAPLGPDIASPELVAAVANAGAIGLLRAPDSESPDVLRKLIARTRALTSKPFGVGVVLAFPHEKNVKVVLEERVAVLQVYWGDYPARLVNQAHELGVKVVHQVGSYEDATKAVNAGVDAIIVQGHEAGGHVIGKEGLVALLPRVVDLASEHNIPVIAAGGIVDARGYVAALALGAKGVCMGTRFVAATESYAHPTYKEKILEMVETEYTNVFGRARWPGAPHRVLKTPFFIKWRHLSPDETEVDQPIIGHSTVHELDKEIRRFAGTAPNEATQGDIDSMVMYAGQGVGLIKEILPAGDIVRMLVDGAQLIIQQQSLDAVS from the exons atgggtggTTGGAGGGGGATTTTGGGGTTCGACTACGGCGTAGTTCAGGCACCACTGGGCCCCGATATTGCAAGCCCGGAGCTTGTTGCCGCCGTCGCCAACGCCGGTGCTATCGGACTCCTTCGAGCCCCCGattcg GAATCGCCGGATGTTCTGAGGAAGCTGATAGCAAGGACGCGGGCATTGACGAGCAAGCCCTTTGGCGTCGGCGTCGTCTTGGCTTTCCCACATGAGAAGAACGTAAAGGTCGTATTGGAAGAGAGGGTGGCAGTGCTTCAGGTTTATTGGGGCGACTACCCTGCGCGCCTTGTAAATCAAGCCCATGAACTTGGCGTGAAGGTTGTGCACCAG GTCGGTAGTTACGAAGATGCAACCAAGGCTGTCAACGCTGGTGTAGACGCAATAATAGTGCAGGGACATGAAGCCGGTGGACATGTCATTGGTAAG GAGGGTCTAGTGGCACTACTGCCTAGAGTGGTGGATCTGGCTTCGGAGCACAATATACCTGTAATTGCTGCTGGTGGTATCGTGGATGCACGGGGCTATGTTGCTGCTTTGGCTTTAGGTGCAAAAGGTGTTTGTATGGGTACGAG ATTTGTAGCTGCAACGGAAAGCTATGCTCATCCGACTTACAAGGAAAAGATACTGGAAATGGTTGAAACTGAATATACAAATGTATTTGGGCGTGCAAGGTGGCCTGGTGCACCACACCGTGTTCTAAAGACACCCTTCTTTATTAAGTGGAGGCATCTTTCACCTGATGAGACGGAGGTGGATCAACCAATCATAGGTCATTCCACTGTACATGAACTG GACAAGGAGATTCGGCGTTTTGCTGGCACTGCTCCAAATGAGGCAACACAAGGTGATATTGATAGCATGGTTATGTATGCTGGTCAAGGGGTGGGGCTTATTAAAGAGATTTTGCCAGCTGGGGATATAGTGAGAATGCTTGTAGATGGAGCACAACTGATAATTCAGCAGCAATCACTTGATGCAGTGAGCTGA
- the LOC116261771 gene encoding peroxidase 17 yields the protein MRIFTSSSMTRLMATIHLLLFLLLSASMAIGLEVRYYSETCPQAESTVRKVMERAMRKEARSGASVMRLQFHDCFVNGCDASLLLDDTPTMLGEKLALSNINSLRSYEVIDEIKEELEEICPGVVSCADIIIMAARDAVVLSGGPCWDVSLGRKDSLFASQEASNKIMPSPRSNATYLIQLFQRFNLSIENLVALSGSHSIGYGRCFSIVFRLYNQSGSGHPDPTINPAFREVLDKLCPLGGDGNITGGLDATPVVFDNQYFKDLVDGKGFLNSDQVLFSTDKRTRKWVVQFSRDQDKFFSSFVVGMIKLGSLPPATADGEVRLNCRRVNKPVDEAFLEYLTSNNVDDKRNHIKRHAKQGGHWKL from the exons ATGCGTATATTCACTTCTTCATCAATGACTCGGCTAATGGCCACCATCCATCTGCTGCTTTTCCTCCTGTTGTCGGCATCCATGGCGATCGGCCTGGAGGTGCGCTACTACTCAGAGACCTGCCCCCAAGCAGAGAGCACGGTGAGGAAGGTCATGGAGAGGGCCATGCGAAAGGAGGCCAGGAGCGGAGCCTCAGTCATGCGCTTGCAGTTCCATGACTGCTTTGTCAAC GGCTGTGATGCTTCTCTGTTACTGGACGACACACCCACCATGCTAGGTGAGAAGCTCGCTCTCTCCAACATAAACTCCCTGAGATCGTATGAAGTTATCGATGAAATAAAAGAGGAATTGGAGGAGATCTGCCCAGGTGTGGTCTCCTGTGCGGATATCATCATCATGGCAGCAAGGGATGCTGTTGTTCTG AGCGGCGGTCCATGTTGGGATGTCTCACTGGGGAGGAAAGACAGCCTCTTTGCAAGCCAAGAAGCGTCGAACAAGATCATGCCCAGCCCACGCTCTAACGCAACCTATTTGATCCAACTCTTCCAACGATTCAACCTCTCGATAGAAAACCTGGTGGCACTCTCTGGTTCACACTCCATCGGCTACGGGCGGTGCTTCTCCATCGTCTTCCGGCTATACAATCAGTCTGGATCCGGCCATCCTGACCCAACCATCAATCCAGCCTTCCGGGAGGTGCTTGACAAACTCTGCCCTCTTGGTGGGGATGGAAATATCACAGGTGGTCTTGATGCCACTCCCGTTGTCTTCGACAATCAGTACTTCAAGGACCTGGTCGATGGAAAAGGCTTTCTTAATTCTGATCAAGTTTTATTTTCTACGGACAAACGAACCCGTAAATGGGTGGTTCAGTTCAGTCGGGACCAGGACaaattcttttcatcttttgtaGTGGGGATGATCAAACTCGGGAGCCTCCCGCCGGCAACAGCAGATGGGGAGGTTCGACTTAATTGCAGACGTGTTAACAAGCCAGTTGATGAAGCCTTCCTGGAATATTTAACATCAAACAACGTTGATGACAAGCGTAATCATATTAAACGCCATGCCAAGCAAGGAGGCCATTGGAAGCTGTAG
- the LOC116262468 gene encoding uncharacterized protein LOC116262468 isoform X3, with product MGGWRGILGFDYGVVQAPLGPDIASPELVAAVANAGAIGLLRAPDSESPDVLRKLIARTRALTSKPFGVGVVLAFPHEKNVKVVLEERVAVLQVYWGDYPARLVNQAHELGVKVVHQVGSYEDATKAVNAGVDAIIVQGHEAGGHVIGKEGLVALLPRVVDLASEHNIPVIAAGGIVDARGYVAALALGAKGVCMGTRFVAATESYAHPTYKEKILEMVETEYTNVFGRARWPGAPHRVLKTPFFIKWRHLSPDETEVDQPIIGQGDSAFCWHCSK from the exons atgggtggTTGGAGGGGGATTTTGGGGTTCGACTACGGCGTAGTTCAGGCACCACTGGGCCCCGATATTGCAAGCCCGGAGCTTGTTGCCGCCGTCGCCAACGCCGGTGCTATCGGACTCCTTCGAGCCCCCGattcg GAATCGCCGGATGTTCTGAGGAAGCTGATAGCAAGGACGCGGGCATTGACGAGCAAGCCCTTTGGCGTCGGCGTCGTCTTGGCTTTCCCACATGAGAAGAACGTAAAGGTCGTATTGGAAGAGAGGGTGGCAGTGCTTCAGGTTTATTGGGGCGACTACCCTGCGCGCCTTGTAAATCAAGCCCATGAACTTGGCGTGAAGGTTGTGCACCAG GTCGGTAGTTACGAAGATGCAACCAAGGCTGTCAACGCTGGTGTAGACGCAATAATAGTGCAGGGACATGAAGCCGGTGGACATGTCATTGGTAAG GAGGGTCTAGTGGCACTACTGCCTAGAGTGGTGGATCTGGCTTCGGAGCACAATATACCTGTAATTGCTGCTGGTGGTATCGTGGATGCACGGGGCTATGTTGCTGCTTTGGCTTTAGGTGCAAAAGGTGTTTGTATGGGTACGAG ATTTGTAGCTGCAACGGAAAGCTATGCTCATCCGACTTACAAGGAAAAGATACTGGAAATGGTTGAAACTGAATATACAAATGTATTTGGGCGTGCAAGGTGGCCTGGTGCACCACACCGTGTTCTAAAGACACCCTTCTTTATTAAGTGGAGGCATCTTTCACCTGATGAGACGGAGGTGGATCAACCAATCATAG GACAAGGAGATTCGGCGTTTTGCTGGCACTGCTCCAAATGA
- the LOC116262468 gene encoding uncharacterized protein LOC116262468 isoform X2: MGGWRGILGFDYGVVQAPLGPDIASPELVAAVANAGAIGLLRAPDSESPDVLRKLIARTRALTSKPFGVGVVLAFPHEKNVKVVLEERVAVLQVYWGDYPARLVNQAHELGVKVVHQEGLVALLPRVVDLASEHNIPVIAAGGIVDARGYVAALALGAKGVCMGTRFVAATESYAHPTYKEKILEMVETEYTNVFGRARWPGAPHRVLKTPFFIKWRHLSPDETEVDQPIIGHSTVHELDKEIRRFAGTAPNEATQGDIDSMVMYAGQGVGLIKEILPAGDIVRMLVDGAQLIIQQQSLDAVS; this comes from the exons atgggtggTTGGAGGGGGATTTTGGGGTTCGACTACGGCGTAGTTCAGGCACCACTGGGCCCCGATATTGCAAGCCCGGAGCTTGTTGCCGCCGTCGCCAACGCCGGTGCTATCGGACTCCTTCGAGCCCCCGattcg GAATCGCCGGATGTTCTGAGGAAGCTGATAGCAAGGACGCGGGCATTGACGAGCAAGCCCTTTGGCGTCGGCGTCGTCTTGGCTTTCCCACATGAGAAGAACGTAAAGGTCGTATTGGAAGAGAGGGTGGCAGTGCTTCAGGTTTATTGGGGCGACTACCCTGCGCGCCTTGTAAATCAAGCCCATGAACTTGGCGTGAAGGTTGTGCACCAG GAGGGTCTAGTGGCACTACTGCCTAGAGTGGTGGATCTGGCTTCGGAGCACAATATACCTGTAATTGCTGCTGGTGGTATCGTGGATGCACGGGGCTATGTTGCTGCTTTGGCTTTAGGTGCAAAAGGTGTTTGTATGGGTACGAG ATTTGTAGCTGCAACGGAAAGCTATGCTCATCCGACTTACAAGGAAAAGATACTGGAAATGGTTGAAACTGAATATACAAATGTATTTGGGCGTGCAAGGTGGCCTGGTGCACCACACCGTGTTCTAAAGACACCCTTCTTTATTAAGTGGAGGCATCTTTCACCTGATGAGACGGAGGTGGATCAACCAATCATAGGTCATTCCACTGTACATGAACTG GACAAGGAGATTCGGCGTTTTGCTGGCACTGCTCCAAATGAGGCAACACAAGGTGATATTGATAGCATGGTTATGTATGCTGGTCAAGGGGTGGGGCTTATTAAAGAGATTTTGCCAGCTGGGGATATAGTGAGAATGCTTGTAGATGGAGCACAACTGATAATTCAGCAGCAATCACTTGATGCAGTGAGCTGA
- the LOC116262470 gene encoding protein PHOSPHATE-INDUCED 1-like, which yields MVGIVHLEKFVLLLSLVHACLGVGGRKLTALVQQPPLVLTYHKGALLQGSHPFSIVWYGEFTPSQRSIVSDFLSSFNHQEKSPSVSSWWKVIEAYLVKAGMQGSAMVVLGKQVLDDKYSLGKSLKRAQIGELAAKATTANGITLVLTSKDVAVEGFCMSSCGFHDSSPLQPSGEKFAYIWVGNSESQCPGQCAWPFHQPLYGPQTRPLVPPNGDVGVDGMIINIASMLAGTVTNPYKSGYFQGPATAPLEAASACSGIYGKNAYPGYAGELLVDSVSGASYNANGINGRRYLLPALWNPDTSTCYTLV from the coding sequence ATGGTGGGTATCGTTCATCTTGAGAAATTTGTGCTCCTGCTGAGTCTGGTTCATGCATGCCTTGGAGTCGGAGGGAGGAAGCTCACTGCTCTAGTGCAACAGCCCCCTCTCGTGCTGACTTACCACAAGGGTGCCCTGCTCCAGGGCAGCCATCCTTTCAGCATCGTCTGGTATGGAGAGTTCACACCTTCGCAGAGGTCCATCGTTAGCGACTTCCTCAGCTCTTTCAACCACCAAGAGAAGAGCCCTTCTGTGTCCTCATGGTGGAAGGTTATTGAAGCTTACTTGGTCAAAGCAGGCATGCAAGGAAGTGCCATGGTGGTGCTGGGAAAACAGGTCTTAGATGACAAGTACTCACTGGGTAAGTCACTCAAGAGGGCACAAATTGGGGAGCTGGCTGCTAAGGCCACAACTGCTAACGGCATCACTCTTGTGCTCACATCTAAGGATGTTGCAGTGGAGGGATTCTGCATGAGCAGCTGCGGCTTCCATGACTCCTCTCCCCTGCAGCCCAGTGGTGAAAAGTTTGCATATATTTGGGTCGGTAACTCAGAGAGCCAATGCCCTGGACAGTGTGCCTGGCCATTCCACCAGCCTCTGTATGGGCCGCAGACCAGGCCGCTGGTGCCGCCAAATGGTGATGTGGGTGTCGACGGGATGATCATCAACATCGCTAGCATGTTGGCCGGCACCGTCACCAACCCCTACAAGAGCGGCTATTTCCAAGGGCCGGCTACTGCTCCTCTAGAGGCAGCGTCGGCCTGTTCAGGGATATATGGAAAGAATGCCTATCCAGGCTATGCAGGGGAGTTGCTGGTGGATTCAGTTAGCGGTGCAAGCTACAATGCAAATGGAATCAATGGGCGTCGATATCTATTGCCTGCACTGTGGAACCCAGATACATCTACTTGTTACACTCTCGtataa